TGGAAGTTAATGTGTCCTCAAACCTCAGCTGCAATCTCTGGAGCGGGAGCACGCCGCTGTCACTGCTGGTGAAGGTGGATTACTGTGAAGATAGGGCATTGTTGTTACTGCAGTGCAGTCTGATGGTGCAGGGCCTGCAGCGATAGTGTGTGTGTGGATGTGGGcataaagcctttaaaaaattgTAGGGGTTTTTTGAGGATTTCTGTCAGTCTCTGGTGTTCCAAATGGAAAGTGAAGTGAGCTGATGGCACTGAAATGCCTTACACTGGTGTTTTGAGAGAAGGCTGAATGGCAACATCGACTTTTTCATTGTGTGGGGGAAGCGTGAGAGCGGTTTTTGAGGTGAAGGATAAAGTGCGCTCATCTTCTCAGCCCCATAGGAGCATCTGATCCAAAAAAAGGCGATCCTTtaaattttttggttttgtttttgatATTCTTGTAGAATAAGCATAAACTTATAGTGACAATTCTTAATAAATGTCAGGCTggcatgaaaataaaagacagcAAGGCTGCTTGTTAAGCTTCCCACTGGCACCTTGACTTCTGTCTTGGAGCCTGGCTCTGCACTGCAAACCATGGAGGTGAGAGACGCGGGAAGAGGTGCATTATTGGCAAAAATGAATAATGGGTATTTCAAGGTCAGAAAGGTGAATTTTGTTTCTATAGAAGTTGTACAATGCTCTTGTTCTTGTGGAACTGTAATGGTTGTGCTAGGGTTAGTTGCGCTCCCTGGGCTGTTGCAAGTAACGGGACTGGAgtatctgctgctgcttccaggcTTCTGCCCCTCTGAGAGCTGTGATTGTTGCTCcacttctccccttccccagctgaaTTTACTCAGCTGTTTGAACCTGTTTTGGTGTCTGGTATCAGCAGTGTTTTGTGGCAAAGAGTTCTGTAGTTTTAACATTGTGTTAAGTACAAAAATACCCATGGTTCAGATGTGGTGCCTGCAGCCTCAGTTGATAGAGCCCTATTTCTCTTGGGTTCTGCAAGTGGTGGCCCGCGAGCTTGGAAGGCTTCCATGCCATTGCTTCTGAGGCTGAATAAAGTCCTACGTGGCTGTATCATCCTAATTGCTGGAAGTATTTCAGGTCATTTGAAAAAACTCTGTGCTTGAATACTGAGGgcagtttttgttttgctaactcAGCCACAACGTACCAGGCTTGGCAAATAAGGGGGATTGACGTACAAGAATCTAGTGTCTTCTATTAATGCTGATGTTGTTCTGGTGTGGGCTTTTTTGCTTGTGACCAcaagacacttttttttaatcacttctgAAGGCATGTAGAGAGCTGGTCTGACTCAGAAGTAGGTATCTCACAAGTGCTTCTCATCAGAAGGTCGATTTAGAGCAAGACGGAAGCAGGGAAACAGGTGTGAGCCAATGAAGGCATAAGCAGTTTTTAGTAAAACtcaagctttcctttttttttttttttctcctgaataaCACTTGCTGCTGCCTGTCTCCTGTTCATTCCCTTTCCTTGTAAATACTGTTGCTGTTTCTGATTAtaatcattctctttttttgtctggttaaacaaaagaaaaaagacattgtCTCTGCAGGTTCTTCACCTGAATAATGGAGCTGAGGAATCTGTGACCTCTTAGTCACAGCACGCATTTCAAAAGTTGGTTCAAAGCTCCAGGTTGGAAAGAACATGGAGCTTATGTTAAGATTTCAGCATCCAGAGAGGTCAGAATAGGAACACTTAATTTTCCATTCTGCATTCAGACAGCTTATGTAGCATTGGGTAAATGCAGTAGTAAGAATCACATCTGCTCTGCCTTGAGACTGCTTTCAGCCTTGAAactgcttttctcctcccatGAGGCACGATGCTAACTGATTAAGATGTCTGTTGTAATCAGCAATGTATAAAAGAGCATATATGTCCTCCTGAAATATGCTAGGttaagctggtgaaggggctggagaacaggccttatgaggaacagctgagagagctggagaagaggaggctgaggggagacctcattgctctctacaactacctgaaaggaggttgtggagaggagggagctggcctcttctcccaagtgacaggggacaggacaagagggaatggcctcaagctccgccaggcaaggtttaggctggacattaggaaaaaattcttcacagaaagggtcattgggcactggcagaggctgcccagggaggtgtttaaggcacgggtggacgaggtgctaaggggcatgggttagtgtttgataggaatggttggactcgatgatccggtgggtctcttccaacctggtgattctatattATTTTGTGgttcttcagttttgtttgtaTATAATGCATATACTGGGTTTTGTTAGGGCCAGTGGGAAAACAGAAAGTGTCGTGAAGAAGTGAgtctctttgtttctcttctctcagaGGTCTGTGTTGGATGTGCAGAGTACTTCGGTGTGACAGATCAGGTCTCTGAATTCTAGAAATCTGATGAATGAACAGTTGGTGACATActaactggggaaaaaaattgtaataagATTACTGTTTCCTGTGAATAATGGGACTATAAAATGGGAATTTTCAAGTTACTTTTAAGGAGAGTCCAAACTGGCTTCTACCCCATGCCTTGTCTGCACAGTGTGGACTTCCAACAGATGTGTATAGATAAAATGGTTTCATCTGCTAAGGTTGGAATGTAAGAGACGATTGAGTGGGTAGGAATGTTCAAAGGTTCTACTACAGAAGAACTTCCAACAGAATACATCATTTGCTTTAATCCAAGAGTGAAATTTTAGTGGgacaaaaattaaaagttcTACAGCTTGCAAAGCACTGCTACGCTGTCAGGGTCTAGAAATTAAGCacttcttattttattcttattcaGAGGCCTTTCCCAATGACACTCTCCTCATTAATGAGAGGCAGGCAGACCTTTTAGGGAataggtagattttttttcccttcgaAAGCCGAAGCTTGAACCATTTGTGATCTGCCATTTTAGGAGATGTCTGTAGACAGCCCACGTAAGCAGGAGGATCataatgaagagagaaaaaaattatcttaacATGCTCACACAGTGTCTGCTTTATTTCCAAGGATGAGGTAGAGCTGCAGCAAGATGAGGAGAACCTGCCCTATGAAGAAGAGATTTACAAAGATTCCAGTACTTTTCTTAAGGTGAGCAGCTTTTCAGTTAGAAGGCCAGTCAAAGCGGGCGTAGGTATGTTAAACTGTTTCTGCAGTTGGTGCGATCTGAAATACAGTTTCGAAGGCTGAAGTAACTGACTGGAATTCACAGGTACAGAAGATTCCTGTGACGTATGATTGTAGCTAGTGTTTACATTGGCCTGAGCAAAGCTCTGGGCTGTAGTAATGCTGGGCCTAAACCCACAACGATGCTCTTGACTAGCGTAGCTTATAAAGgtgtattgaaaagaaaaaaacccaaaattgcTACTTTCCCATAGTGTGTGTGTCTGGTTGTCTCCCCGTTCTCTCTCTGAACCCCTTTTTGTTCTCCAGGGTACTCAGAGCTTAAATCCGCACAATGATTACTGCCAGCACTTTGTGGATACGGGACACAGACCCCAGAACTTCATCAGAGATGTTGGTATGTCACAATAACTGTTTgaagataaataattttattcagcagcacctctttttcttcccctttgtaATTCCCTGCAGTTACTGGGAAAAGTAGATACGTACatgcttcatttatttgtttctctgtgtgtatacatatcaatatataaatttatataagtgatcttatttttaattggcTAGGAGGGGATTATTACCAAGGCTCTTCATACTTTTGACTTTATTTGAAAGTATTTAACcaggaacatttttttcaaaactaagTTCTCTTGGTTCCAGAAAGATGAGTCTAGTAGATGAATCTAGTGGGCAGATCTTAAATCCTTTGGAAGTCTGAATAACTGATTTCTAGTTCAGCTGTTTCCTGGACTGTGTTGACTCCCAAGAATGCATGTAGCATGTAAAGTAtggaaaatacttaaatataaGTCACTCATATTTAAGAGATGTGGATAATATTTACCAGATAAATAATGTAACTGCTGACAACTCTTTAGGTGGCCCAATGTGTTAAGTTTAgaggatattatttttttaagtttatgtCCATCCAGCCATCACTGAACTTGTTACTGAAATCTTACTTTATTTAGGCctgaatttaggaaaaaaactaagATGATGTTTGGTCCTGCTTCTCAGAATGGGTGCCTGGTAGTTAATTGCTTATTAAAGAAGCAAGACACCTGTGAAACACATTTGGATGTTTAGTTTGAAAAATGGGCAGGTTTGACTCAGTAATGTATTTATCTGAAAAGCATCCGGGCTTTGCAGTTATGCATTGAAATGGTTGTACACCATTCTTTGAAATAAGATGAGCATGAAGGAATAGCAGCCCATGTTGCTCCAACTTCTCTGCTGCATAAAGAATTGGGCAGGGACAAAACAAACTGGTTTTTTACCCCATGGATTAGGACCATTTAAAGTTGTAAATTTAAATAAACGTGAAGCTTTGTAAATAACTCCTGCTAAAGCTGAACTGATGCTGCTTTAGAGGCAATTACGAACAAAAAAAGTTCTTTGAAGGGCTTGGTTTGTTCTAACAAAAATTAAAGTGCGGCTAAGTAATAACATTTGGACCTCTTCAGGATACTGGACAATGTTAACtctatgttttcttcttcttaggCTTAGCAGATAGGTTTGAAGAATATCCAAAACTTCGAGAGCTCATCAGGTTGAAGGATGAGCTCATATCTAAATCTAACACTCCGCCCATGTAAGTGTTCTTGTGGAAATGCCTTTCTTCTCCAGACCTCTTTGAAGTTGGCTGTCTGCTTTGCAAACCTCTCTTTAGCACCTGCTcagaatttaaattttctttttgtatatACAAATTAATCAGTCGAAACttcagaagaataaaatcagtttctttGTTAGTTTAATCTAGATGTTTCATGTAGTATATAAACTAGATCTTTCTTTCCAGggtgtgattatttttattatctaaagctttgtattttaagACCAAACTGAACTGATTGGGCTGCAGGCTTTAATTTGGGAACTACAAGAACATCTTGGGATTGTACATCTCATGGTATAATGCAGTTCACTATAACATGAAAAACTTACAAGAATTGGCCTCTTTGTATAAACTTAGTTGTTCCTgtaacagcttttttttgtaTAATGTTGAGTCGTTACCTTAGTATCTGTTAATCAGATGTTACTTCATACTCCAAGACCAAAAAAGATGATCAGATGCTGCTTCCTGATTACACCAAGTACACTTGTGGAATAATCATCCCTTTCAGACCCTTTCTTAGGAAGGGAGAGATCTGCTCATCAGTTTAAAGTTAAATGTATTGAAGGGAGGGCAGTGAAATTTTTTTGGTAGTTATACAGCAGTGACTGGTGGGGAGGTATGGAGGCTGGTCGTAAAGAGTAAGTTTAGTAAAATCAGTGTGGGAGGGAATGGTACAGGTatggagaaaaacatttctacTGTAGGAAAAGTAACTACATTTCCAGTATTCGGAATTTTCTGAACATAACGTATAATAGATGGCAATTCAAAAAATATTCCAGTTCCCAAGGTGAAGCGAACCAGAAGCCTCTTAGCCAGGCTTCTTTAGTGTTGATGTTTTCTCCTCCATAATCCATGGACATAGGGAAAGCTCAGTGATGCTGTACTGGATATTGTTATGCAGTCTGTGTGGGCATCTCTCTCCCACTCGCTTCGTTAGAATCCTAAAAGCTGTTTATTGAGATGAaggctgcttttaaaaaaatctaacccAGCATCCAGCCTGGGTTAAGTGAGAACGCGTGGTGCATCTTCTCTGGCTTTAGGGCATTTGGGCTGTGTGAACTACGCAGGAAACCTTATTCTTACCTACCTGTACAGCAGTGCTGGATGGAGGATAATTTTCAAACCAGTGTTACAAGTTGTGCAAGCAATCGATCACCCTTTGTTTAAACAGGTACTTACAGGCAGACTTGGAAGCTTTTGATATTAGGGAGCTGAAGTCCAAATTTGATGTGATTCTCCTTGAACCACCACTGGAAGAATACTACCGAGAGACTGGCATCACTGCCAATGAAAAATGCTGGACCTGGGATGATGTAAGTACTTTTCTTGCTGTGAAAAGTATTTCATGCATGTGTTTAAGGAAATTTTCAATTTAGTATCAAAATGTTTGGAAGAtgtgttttaaggaaaaatggcatatgttttttttgctttgtcttaTAAAGAGAAGTTTGGATTCTTACAAAAACTTAAGTTTCCTATTGTATGCATGCCTatgctttctgtttaaaagacttctttttttgtgtgtgggaGTTTAATGAATGTAATACACctttctgctctgcctgagccAGGTCAAAAACTTAAATCTAATAATAGTGATGTTTCTCCTCACCCTCAAATTCCAtgaattttctttgcagtttaGTTTTTGCTGTTGGAATTCAGAATATCCATTGTAGATATTCTCTTGTTTCATGAAAATCTCAAAGAGTTTTTAAAGATATGCTTTTTAATACACTGGTCTTGTAGTTAAAAGAGTAGCTGAGTGAGGCACGCCTTCTTGCTCCACAGTATTGACTGGGCAGGAAATCGTAACAATCAAAACACTGTAATTCTGAGAAGCGTAATAAAATAGATAAACCCttcctgtggatttttttttttcttgcatttgtgTATTTCCTTGCTGTTTATTCACATCATAGAGTTTTTTTTGTAGCCGTGTTGATTTCTGACACCTTTTTGGGAACAAGGAGAAATCTCAATGTGCAAGGTGTGATCTTTATTGTGTAGTAGAGAGGAATAGCTGATTAAAAAAGTGTTTGCAGAACCATATCAGGAATTCTTAGGTTCAGGCATATGGGTGGGAATGCACAGCTAAGAAATACCTATTATTTAGAGACCCTATTTGAAAGGTACGCAGGACAACGTCTGCATGAACAGCAAATCGTAATACTAGGAGTGAATTGGCAGCTCTGTGTTCTTTGCAATTCAGAGAGGGAGATGATGGTGTTACTTTAAACTAGATTTAGTTTGTCCTTCGGCTGAAACCTGTAGATATGTTACTTCAGAAGTGAATCAGTCAAACAAAAGGATCGTGAGAACAAAGTAAGATTCAATCCACCTTTCAGGAATTAATTTGGAAACAAAGGCATTCATGCCTGTGAAAAGGGACTGGGTGACTACACGTTTGGGAACGGGTAGCTTTTGCGTTAGCCATTCTGTTATATCAGAGGTGAAAAAGACACCCGGGGAAAAAACATTCCATCCTAAGAGAAGAACTGGAAGCGTTGGAGGCAGGAGTCATCCTCTTGGTTGGGAGTTACATCCTCTGAGAATGGCTTCTACTGCATTACTTTTCTTCACAGTGGTGCTGAATGAAGCTTGATTTGATGTGTTGGCAAGTTACAGCTAAATCTTTTCAACTCGTAATGAGCAACAGATGCTTTGCATCTGAAGTTATTACATCCTGAATGTTGCTCATTTGCCATTGTTGGACCACTGTCCTGATGaattcttgctgcttttttcctgacagtgaaaatggagaaaatatctttcctgtagagtaaaagctgtttttttttataagctgATCTTCATAAGCCTCGCATAAGTAACTCCAggactgaaaagaaacagaacccTGTTGCTCTATTATTAAATCTTTTAACTGCCAATGGAATGCTAAAATAAAGCAGAGgattaggggggaaaaaacttGTGTGGGTTGTATTAGTCTTCTAAGTCTGGAATATTCTGTGCAGATGGACATTGTGTTAAAAAGGATAATTAAACTGGTCATCAGCTCTGTTGAAAACATGCACTTGGGTACTGATAAGGTAACTTCCAACGTACTTTCTGGAAAACACTTGTAAGAGGGTGGCGGTAAATGGTATGCAGACTGAcatctttaataaaaatgcttcCTGATGGTTTCTGTGATTATGCCTCAGCAGTTATTAACTGTTCTTCCTGGTATAATTGGTGATTTGTATTTAATTCAGAAACActtttattactgttattattattagatCATGAAATTGGAAATTGAAGAGATTGCAGCCCCAAGGTCATTTGTGTTTCTGTGGTGCGGTTCAGGCGAGGGTCTGGATCTTGGCCGAGTGGTAAGATGATGTTTTAATTCAATTTATCAGGGACAGGCTTAAGAGTTTATTTTTATCGTTGACTTTTTCTGTGTAGAACTCTCAACTGCAACTCCTGAGAGATGTTTTGTTACTGTGGTAGAAGATATATAATTCTTAGTGGATTAAATAAATTTCAAGCGGGTCTGGCATTAACTGTTTAGATAACTGTTATTTTCCAGACAAGTCTCCGAGACTGTGAAAGGAAGCTAAAAAGCTGGGGTCTAAAAAGCTGTACTGCTGTCTTGTTTTTGATGGGTACAGGTTGCCACGTTGAGGGCATTTACAACGTTATGTTATGTTATTTTAACAGGAGTCTTTAAAAGATTTCTGCCAGCACTGGTTATGTTCAGAAAACACCTGGAGTTTAAGTAGATTTGTTCTTACTGAGTTTTACTTCCAAGTAAGATGTTGGAGTTGCACTGCTTGtgggtggggatggaggaatAAGAATTTCCATTTAGCCCTTGCTGTGCTGAAACATTCTGTGCTTAGTCTGAGcagtgcttttaattaaaagagcATGGCATTTGTTAAAGAACGTGGTTACTTATCTCTTTGCTTTATCTGCCTCTCATTCTGAGGCTGGTTAAAGGAGCTGTTCCAAATAGATTCATTTTGGTCGTAGATAAGTTTGTAGTAGCTGGACAGTTCTTGAACCACAACTGAAGCCAAATGAGCTTGAGGCCTTAATGCCaagttttctgcctttccaaGACTACGCTTCCATGAGTTAAGGATTAGAGAGTCATGGACAAGTTTTAGTGGTggttttgttattcttttaCAGGTATAGGAAAACGCACTAAATGGTAGCAAAGGCACTTGGCTATTTATCTTCCCATTTACAGGGAAGAATCTTACGTTGATGTAAAAAACCACCAGATTGCAGGTGTTAGCGGAGACTGGGCTGAGGCTCTGTGCTGCTCAGACTGACATTGATTCAAGTGGCACTGGGTAAAAGCAAGTGCAGAGTCCCACAGGGGATCTGTGCTGAGGTTAGgtacttaaataaataaaaaagagcgATATGTAGACCAGTTGATGTGCACATAAGCctctttttgttggtttttgttttaggGGCAGCTTCACTAAACAGTACAGTCATGCTAGTGAATTAAGTGTTTCTTTCATCTGTGACAAATCTCTTTTCCAGCAATGCTTTAAGAAAAGTACCTGTCTGAGTATTCAGTTCAGGCTACTGaagtttttttttggtgtagtGTGAACCGTTTTATCTGTCTACCATATTTAGTGTCTACGCAAGTGGGGTTACAGAAGATGTGAGGACATTTGTTGgattaaaacaaataagaacAATCCCGGAAAGACCAAGACTCTAGACCCTAAGGCTGTTTTCCAAAGAACTAAGGTAAAGGTTTGGTTCAATTTGTTGTCTGTTCCCATCCTGTCTCTTTGTGCTAATGAAAGGCCTGGTGCTCTGTGGCAGTTGGTGACTCTTTCAGGAGAGCAGGCATGAGGACTTCAGAGGCTCTGTTCTGCAGAGTACAGTATATGGAAATAAACATATTCATAGGATGAATAATGAACTTCTATCCCCTTGACTGTTGTCAGTGTGAGGTATCAAAGTTTAATTTAGATTTAACACCGCTTGGTAGATTTCTGGTGTAGTTCTCTAAGCGTGATGCTCATTTGAGCCTTGTATTTGAGCCTTGAAATGCAAGTAGCTGAGGAGGGTTCGTGGATTGGTGAGAAGAATTTCACAGGAATGAAATCCTGAGAGGGAAGGTAGAAACTGAATGGGAGGTATTACTGTATGTTGCAGTGTTTTTGACTGCTGGGTTGTTTTGGTGATGAGTGAGTGGTAAATAAGCAGTTAGTGTGTTAGTAATACTTTTTGTGTGAAACACAAGCTCCGTTTCTGATTAGAGGAGAAAACTTGCTGACGGAGGAAGGCCTTTTGAATGGAACTGAACTTAGCAGTGGAATTTGACTAAATTTCATGTCAAACTGTAGATTGCAAATGGGAGAAGTTATAACACAAAATATGAGAAGACTGGCTGGTGATTCTAAATAAATATATGCCCAGAAATGGAAGCAGAGAGAGGACCGTTAAGGACCGTAGGTCAGTCGGCATCTTCTGATTTCCTGAGGGTGACTGGAATCCCTAAATGACAGAATCAGTCAGCTTGGCTTAACTTAAATCATTTcttagggatgtggtttggAGGACGTGTATTGAAGCgaatgcagagaaaaataagtattgTGAGTTAAGAGACTCAAATGAGTCTTATTCAAAACCTGAAACAGATGTAAATGGGATTAATAAAGAATAGATCTGGGTACATGTGGGTGTAACTGGCAGTTTTACTGAATAGAGAGCGTTGACTGACGGTTTAATAATTTAAAGTGTCATTAACCTCAGGACTCATGCTGCATCCGTTAGTCATTCTTTAACATTAAACCTCCTCAGCTCTGTCTCAGATTTGCCATTGTTTAGGAGTCTGAACTTCCCTTTAAGATAATGTGGACTCTTTCTTTGACTTGCATTTACATTAATCTGAAGTTTGTTTGAAAGTGTGTTGTCTTAGTTATAAACACTTGGAAGTACACAAATGTTGTATGTTTATTGCATTTAGCATTGCAAATATGTCCATAAAGGAGACCCTAAAATGAACACAGGAGAACTGAGAGGGGATTTTATGTCTGTTTCTCTGTTTACTGAGCAAAGGTTGGGCTGAGGTCACTGTTTataataaacagtgaaaaatgagCTGGCATATTCTGACTAAATAAATAGTTTGTTGTGCAATATGTGCTTCCCAGTGATTACAACAGCAAATGCTGTCCTCTTATGTTTAGTTTGGACATCTCTGGATGGATGCTTTATGGTGTGCTACCTGTTAGAGAATCTGAGGTACTAATGAATGGCGTTCCATGCATTGTGGAGCTCAAGTGTTTGGGATAGTTCTTCTAAAGACTAGATTGACGAGGCTTTGCTTGGTGGGTCATTTGCTTAGTGCTGTTCTGCCTTCTTATTTAGTTAAATTTAGGATCCAAAAGCACTGTAGCATGGGTACAGTTGACCAGCTGTGTGGTTTTGATAGGTCACCTATTCTGCCTTTCATATTTATTCACTAGCTCTGAAAAGCCTTGCCAAAAATACGGAAATGATTGCCTATTCTTGTCTGCAACGTTTAAAGCCATCTGGTGGGGCTTAGTGAATGGGTCTTTTATGGTACCGGAGGAAATCTCTCATCTGAGCCTAATATGCCCAGAAACGGAACTCTGAAATGAATGTGTAGAACCTTCTTTTCATCCTGTACTAATTATGTTGGTTCCTTATTCACAGACTCTACGTACCAGTCACTTAAATTGAGCTGTAGTGTTTtagaggaaaggaaggcaatgtgtattgcagttaaagaacagttttagtGCTGTTGGAGGTGGCTGAGAGTGCACTGACAGTTTGATAggggtttttgcttttttggtgCAGTGGTATCTTCTAGAAAGGAACCTGAGGGTGAAGGTGACATTTGTAACAGAGGTACAATGTGAAAAAGGACCTCTTGTTTTCACTGACCAGCTGTTTTATGTCCAAGAACTTTGAAAATTAGTTGTATGAATAAGTTTAGGATCAGAATGCTTATACAAGTGTTAATCATAATGAATAAATAGTCCCTTACTCTTGCCATCACCCTGTAGCCTCTTTCCTCCTGGTGACTTCTCAGCCTTTCCAACTTGAAGCTGTAACTTTGGTAGCTCCAGCTTATTCTGCTCTCCTAGTTCATGCTGCAGCCTTTTCCCTGTAAAAGAGCAGGATCGACTGCCTggaatttcctttcctttccattgTGCTTGAACCAGCGGCATCTGATAGGTACCCTCTGTGTTGTGCGTGCGCAGGAGCACTGTCTCATGGGCATTAAAGGAACTGTGCGGCGCAGTACGGACGGTGACTTCATCCATGCTAATGTTGATATTGACCTCATCATCACGGAAGAGCCCGAGATAGGCAACATAGAAAAACCTGTTGAGATTTTTCATATCATTGAGCATTTCTGCCTTGGACGACGACGCCTTCATCTCTTTGGAAGGGACAGTACAATTCGACCAGGTAACTGTTACGTTTGGTTTTGTTGAGTAGCtaaattttgatttattttaataaacctTTTCCATCATCAGTGGCCACTTGATGGGTTCTGATAGAAGCTGAGACAGTAATGGTTACTCCTGATGCACGATTCTTCTGCCAGGACTTGCACTGGctgaaaaactgtatttctgcCCATAAcctccttttgttttctccatgtTACCTCTAATTGAATATAAATGCTGAAATTATTCAGTATTCTACTGGAATACTGAAATGGTAAGTATGTATTCTGAATATTTCCTTCctattaaacttttatttttgttgttgatagTGAAGTAAACTCCATAGTGGCTCTAAAAATTGAAATGTCTTCTCTGCTTGTAAAATTCCTATTAATGTTCTGAGGAGGTTTCCAGACATACGTTATAGGTCAGACAGTAGATCTCAAGGAGATCCTTTTCTGGTGTCTGTGAAGATCTGGCAGTCACAAAGCAGCGTTGTTTGGAGAGTCTGTAAAAACTTACcaattttatattgttttttttcagaagaaagttTTTTATTAACCAGTCTCTTTGCCTGTTCATGTGTTTAATTCATCAGTGAATGTAACAAAGTCCagctgagatttcttttttctccacgTGCCATGTGTTCACacttctcagaagcacaatttctttctctaaaCTTACTTAAGTCCCTATGGGCTTAGTGCTGCTCCCATTGCCAGTATCTCAAGACCCAGGGTCTTGCACTGGATGCTGCATCTGGCATGGTAAAAAACACATGGAAATACATGGATCAGGTTGAAGGtaactgtgttttatttgtttcaatgTCCAGGTCTTTCAGTTGATCGTGAGTAAGAGAGGAACAGCTTTCACTGCAGGAGAAGACAGACTGGAAGGACAAaacctgttgtgacatctttttagAGCTTTCTGTCTGTTGCTGTGAAATACAAATGCACAGTCCTGTTGAGCTGCCAGTGGGTGCTTGAAGGGACAGACTCTGCACCTTGCGTGGGTGGCAGGGTGCGCCGTACGCACTGAGGGATGACACCAGGGCTGCCTCTGAATGGTTTATGCTAACAGCGCACCCTTTTCAGAAAGAAGTGATGAGGGGAGTGAGTGGAGCAAGCGCATTACATTTATTTAGTAGTAGTGTAACGCTTTCCCCTTAAGTAGAGATTAACAATTTGGATGGCAGGGGAAATAGAGCCAAGTCCATCCGTGGCCCAGTTTGCTGCACGCAAATGTTGATTTTTACGGTATAAGAGG
The window above is part of the Phaenicophaeus curvirostris isolate KB17595 chromosome 4, BPBGC_Pcur_1.0, whole genome shotgun sequence genome. Proteins encoded here:
- the METTL14 gene encoding N6-adenosine-methyltransferase non-catalytic subunit, with the protein product MKESGYTRERGYRPQTAGSQRRGTPWNNSRREGRSGRSASGGPGPAALSRHGRRGVGGAGSGGEGAAGRGRAAAAMNSRLQEIRERQKLRRQLLAQQLGAESADSIGAVLNSKEEQREIAETRETCRAAYDTSAPNAKRKYPDEGEADEEEIEEYKDEVELQQDEENLPYEEEIYKDSSTFLKGTQSLNPHNDYCQHFVDTGHRPQNFIRDVGLADRFEEYPKLRELIRLKDELISKSNTPPMYLQADLEAFDIRELKSKFDVILLEPPLEEYYRETGITANEKCWTWDDIMKLEIEEIAAPRSFVFLWCGSGEGLDLGRVCLRKWGYRRCEDICWIKTNKNNPGKTKTLDPKAVFQRTKEHCLMGIKGTVRRSTDGDFIHANVDIDLIITEEPEIGNIEKPVEIFHIIEHFCLGRRRLHLFGRDSTIRPGWLTVGPTLTNSNFNAETYSAYFTAPNSHLTGCTEEIERLRPKSPPPKSKSDRGGGAPRGGGRGGTSAGRGERGRERNRTNFRGERGGFRGGRGGTHRGGFPTR